CCTGCACGATGCCTTGCGCACCGGGGACATCCTCGCGCGCTATGGTGGCGATGAGTTCACGGCCATTCTCCCAGAGGCAGGAGAGAAGGAATGCATCATGGTGGCCGACCGGCTGCTGGCCCGAATACGAAATTTGTCGATGAAAACACCGGATGGACATTCGGTCGGGGTTTCATTGTCTATCGGTATCGGCATCGGCCCGACACACACCGACTCGGCCCGCGGCCTGTTCTCCATCGCGGACGCACAGATGTATCGGGCCAAACTCGCGGGCAAGAATCAATTCGCGCTTCCCAATCCCGATGAGCCATTGGCCGATCTGCACGACAAGCCCATCGAGGATCAGGATATTCTCGAAGCGCTCACCGAAGAACAGCCACCACGCATTTTATTCCAACCCATTTTCGCCATTGGGGATGCCTCGGTCGAACCGCTGGAAAACCTGCTACTCGAACGGGTTGGCATGGAAGTACTGGCACAGCTGAATATCGGCGATCGTTGGGTCATGGCGCGTGATTTTCTCGGCATGGTCGAGCGGCGCGGGCAAGCCGAAAACTTTGATCGCCAACTGATGAAAGCGCTCATTTGCACGCAAGTCGCTACACATTGCAACGGCCTGATCTTCGTCAACATTTCACCCCGAACCGTACGTGCGAAATCATTCCTTGCGGACATCGCGCATCTTATGGATACCGTCGGCATGGCGCGCAGTCGGCTCGTGTTCGAGCTGAACGAGCGCGAATCGCTGGCCGACCTAAACCTGTTCGATCGTTTCATCGAGGAACTGCACGGTTTTGACTTCAAATTCGCGATTGATCAAACGACCCCGGGGCACTGGATTTTCCAACACCTGCGTCGTCATACCGTTGATTATGTGAAGATTAATGTCGACTGGCTCACCAATCGCAGCCAGATCGCCAGGGATCGCGCGTTTATCGACTGCCTGCTGGGTTTGGCGCGGGCGTTGTCCGTCACGATCATTGCGCAGGAAATTGAAACAGCCGAACAGCTCTCGGCCGCGCGGGCAGCGGGTATTTCTTGGGTTCAAGGGGCTCTGTTCGCAGAGGAGATGCCTCTGGCCGAACTAGGCTCATCAGACGATGAACCCACAACAGAGACGGACACCGTTCTGTAACCCTCACCCCGGCTCGACATGCGCCACGAACGTGGATCAGGACGCGAGCTGAATATCTTTGAGCGTCTTTAGTGCCGCCGCACGCGCCGTTTCAATGAAAGCCGCCACATAGGCCTGATCACACTCTTGCTGACGCAACGCGAGGAAAAGCGTCGTATGGATACCGCCCTCGCCCAAAGGACGCGCCACGATACTCCCTTGCGCGAGTTCATCGACGATGGCCCAAGCAGGCAAGGCGGCCACCCCTCGGTTGCTGGCAACCCATTGAGCGATCATCACGGTCAGTTCCGAGCTGCGCGTCGCCGCCGGTTCAACGCCAGCAGGCGTGAGAAAGCGGGAAAAAATATCCAGCCGGTTACGGTTCACGGGATAGGTAATCACCGTCTCACCAGCCAGCATTTGCGGCGTAACGACTTCTTCTGCGACAAAAGGATGCTGCGGTGAGAGCGCAAGAACGACTTCATAGTGAAACAACGGAACAAAACGGATGTCGGGATCATCGATCGGGTCGGAGCTGACCACCACATCGACGAGACCACGCTTGAGGGCATCAAGCGCCTCGAAACTATGAGACAGCGATAAGTCGGTGTCGATGTTCGGCCATTGTTCACGGTAGGCATTCAAGGTGGGCAAAAGCCATGAAAAACAAGAATGGCATTCCAGCGCGATAAACAGCCGCCCCGTATCCCCGCCCGCCAACTGACGCAAGTCGCGGTCGAGGGCATCCATCAAGGGCAACATTTGCGTGGCCGCCTGCAAAAAACGCCGACCAGCGGGCGTGGGCTGCATGGGCCGCGAGCGGCGGGAAAACAGCGTCAACCCATAATAGTCCTCAATCGCACGAATCTGGTGCGACAACGCAGATTGCGTGAGATGAAGCTGTTCGGCCGCCGAGGCCAGCGAATCGCTTTCCGCAACCGCACGCAGGGTGCGCAGGTGACGGATTTCCAGAAACATCAGCAGGTCCGGCTGTACGGTTTCACGCGGAATCTCGCGGCGTTTTCATCGTCACCAGCTCTTCGGAAGACGTCGGGTGGATCGCGACCGTGGCATCGAATTGCGCCTTGGTCAGCCCCGCTTTAACCGCCACGGCAAAGCCTTGCAGCATCTCGTCCGCACCGTCGCCGACCAGGTGCAGCCCCACCACGCGTTGCTCCTCGTCCACGCACACAAGCTTCATTGCGGTTTTGAACCCATGTGCCGACAGGGCATACCGCATGGGCGTGAAGCGCGTCTCAAAGATCGTGACCGCCTGATCACCGAATTCGGCACGCGCCGCCTCCTCGGTCAACCCCACGGTGCCGATCGGCGGATGGGCGAAAACGACGGTGGGGATAGTGTTGTAATCGAGTCTGGCCTGCGCTCGGCCGTTGAACAGGCGTTCGGCCAATTGCCGCCCCGCCGCGATGGCTACCGGTGTCAGTGGTGCCCGCCCGGTGATGTCGCCAATGGCGTACACGCCCGGCACATTGGTGTTCTGGTAGTCGTCGGTCGGGATAATGCCGTTGGGCTGGACGGTGACGCCCGCCGCGTCCAATCCGAGCGCGCGGGTATTTGGCGCCCGGCCCACGGCCCAGATGATTTCATCGAAGGGGCCGAGCTGTTCATCCGCCGCCGAGGTAATAAATTTACCCTCGGCCGTTTCGGTGAGTGCCTGTACGCGAAACGGCAGGCGCATCTCGACCCCCAGCGTGCGCAGGTTTTCGGTGGCGACTTCGCGGATCATCGAATCGAACGGCGCAATCACCGAATCGAGCATGTCGAGCAAGGTGACCTCGCTACCGAATGATCGCAAGACACCCGCCAACTCGACGCCAATGTAACCGCCACCAATCACGGCCACGCGCGCGGGCTGGGCGGTCAGGTCGAAAAACCCATCGGAGGTGATGCCGAGTTCCTTGCCTGGCACCGGCGGCACAAACGGCACGCCACCGGTGGACAGTACGATATGCGGCGCGGTGTAGGTTTGATCGTTCACCGCGACGGTCGAGGCAGAAGTTAATACGCCTTTGCCCTGAATGACCGTGATACCCAACTCGTTTGCGTATCCGCCCCAGTAGCTGCGGATGTTATCCACAAACTGATTGCGACCGGCGACGAGTTTGCCGAAATCGATCTGATCGTGCACCGCGGCAAACCCCCAGCCCTCGGCTTCATGCCGTGTATGCGCCATGTTGGCGGCATACCACATGACTTTTTTCGGCACGCAGCCCAAATTCACGCAGGTGCCCCCCAAATGGGCTGGCTCAATCACGGCGACACGCTGACCGTATTGCACCGCGCGCTCCGCCACGGCCAGGCCGCCGGAGCCCCCACCCAATACAATCAGATCAAATTCTACGGCTGTGCTCATGATGATTTCCTATTGTTTTTCCGTCCCGTGCGCACCTAGGTGACTTACCTTGGGCAATGGGGCGGAACGATGTCGAGAGAGGCCGAAAACGAAACGGATGAACCTGTGTCATCCGCTTGAGTTTCGGTTCAGGCTCGATTTAGCGAACCTGAAACGCTTATTCATGGGTTACTGATTGGCCATTAACCACTCTGCCAGCTTGTCGCTGCCGCCGATCAGTTGGCCGTCAATGAACACCTGCGGAACCGATTCTGAGCCGGTTGCCGCGCGCAGACCGCGCAGATTGACGTGCTCGCCGACCAGAATTTCATCAAATGCCATGCCCGCGTCGCGCAACATGCCTTTGGCACGGGCACAGAATGGGCAAGTGCGACGGGAGAACAGCATGACCGAATGCGGTTTGACTGCATTGGGTGCCAGCCAGTCGAGCATGGTGTCTGCATCGGAGACTTCATACGGGTCACCTTCGACATTCGGCTCGATGAACATTTTTTCGATCACGCCGTCTTTGACCAGCATGGAATAACGCCAGGAGCGCTTGCCGAACCCGAGATTCTCCTTATCGACCAGCATGCCCATGCCTTCGCTGAATTCGCCATTGCCATCCGGGATAAATCGAATGTGCTCCGCGTTTTGATCGGCCGCCCACTCGTTCATGACGAAGGTATCGTTCACCGACAGGCAGAGAATCTCATCCACGCCGTGCTTAAAAAATACCGGCGCCAGCTCATTGAAACGCGGCACGTGGCTCGAAGAGCAGGTCGGCGTGAATGCACCGGGCAATGAAAAAACCGCTACGGTTTTGCCTTTGAACAAATCATCGGTGGTAACGTCCACCCATTGATTGTTTTCGCGCATACGGAATGTGACGTTTGGTACGCGTTGGCCTTCACGATTCTCGAGCATATCGATCTCCTTAACGATTGGTTAGAAAAAAACGATTCCATGATTTGATACGCAAATCATTGAACTGTGATGACAATACATCAAATGGGCACGCCGTTGAAATTGAATGTCCAGATAACTTTGATAGAAATTGGCTATTGAAAAAACGGCGTATCTGAATCTACATCAAACTGGGCGGAATCGACTCGAGCGCCCACAGCGATTCCACCGACTCGCGCGCACCAATCAATGTTGCGCCGCGCTCATCGACCAATACTTCCGCCGCTCGGCCACGGGTGTTGTAGTTCGACGCCATGGAAAAACCATAGGCACCGGCACCCAGCACCGCAATCAAATCGCCTTGCGCGAGTGCCAAAGACCGGCCATGGCCCAGAAAATCGCCGGTTTCACACACCGGCCCGACAATCTCCCAATCTTTGGCAGCCATCACAGGATCTGGCTTGACCGCCTCAATCGCCATCACGCTGCCATAGAGCGCTGGGCGAACCAGATCATTCATCGCCGCATCGACAATGGCAAACGATTTGCCATCAGACGGATGCGGCTTGAGGTATTCCACCCGGCTGAGCAACACGCCCGATGGCCCAACCAAAAACTTCCCCGGCTCCAACATCAAAGGCAGGTGGCGCGCAATCGGATGTCGATCGATAACCGAGGTGACGGCATCCACCCAATCGGCAGCCGATGGCGGCTGCTCATCGGTATAACGAATGCCCAAGCCGCCACCTAAATCAAGGTGCGCCAACTCAATACCTTCCAGCACCAACGTATCGAGCAGGGCAAGCACGCGCCTGGCCGCATCGGCGAACGGCGACACATCGGTGATCTGCGAACCGATATGGCAATCGATCCCGACCGCTTTGAGATTCGCATCGCGCGCGATATGTCGATACAAAGCGGGGGCCTGCTCGATGGGCACGCCGAATTTATTATCTTTAAGACCAGTCGAAATATACGGATGCGTCTTGGCGTCCACATCCGGATTCACCCGCAACGAAATAGGGGCGACGACACCGAGCCCGGCTGCCACCTCACTGATGCGCGCCAACTCAGCCTCGGATTCGACATTCAAGCAGCCCACGCCCGCGCGCAATGCTTGCTCGATTTCATCGCGGGTTTTGCCGACGCCGGAAAATACGATTTTCTCAGCAGCGCCGCCTGCTTTGAGCACCCGTGCCAATTCCCCGCCAGACACAATATCGAAACCCGCGCCCAACCGCGCCAGCAAGGCGAGAATAGCCAGATTGCTATTCGCCTTCACGGCATAGCAAATCCGGTGCGGACGATCACCGAACGCGGTCGTCAGTTCGGTGTAGGCCCGCTCAATGGCCGAGCGAGAATACACGTAGGTCGGCGTACCAAATTCGGCTGCTATTTGGTCGAGCGCGCATCCTTCCAAGCATAAGGTTTGGTCGGCGCTTCGGGTCAGATGGTCGTAGGGCAATGCGGTCATATCAGGATTTACCTGCGTTTTGCGAGGCCGGGGATGCAGGCGCATCGGACGGCATAACTAAGGGGCCTTTTTGGCCGCAAGCGGTCAGAAAAAGACAGACAATACCAATCATCAGCGGCCATTTATATGGGCTGGCTTTGGCGCAAAAGCGGTGGTGATTCATAAAAAAGGGCTACTCGATGATGGCCAAATCGGGAATTCAATTAGAAGTGTGCCGATGCTCGTGTTTTTTGTCCATGCTGCCAAGTTCCACTGCACAAATGCAAAGGACTCTTCGAGCCGGCAAATCCGCCCGGCCTCTTTTTTCAAAGGGGGTGAATCTGTCCTTTTTCGAGTAAGTGCGGCCCCCTATGGTAACAAAGGGGCGAAGCGCACTTATTTTGCAAGTGCGCCTCCCCCTTTGTAAAAGGGGGAACGAGGGGGATTTACGAGGACTCCGTGGATGCGAATTCCTTGGCTCACGCCAGATCGAATCGATCCAGATTCATCACCTTGGTCCAGGCGGCCACAAAGTCATTTCTGAATTTTTCCTCACCATCTGCGCTGCCGTAGACTTCCACCAGTGCCCGCAGCTCCGAATTCGAACCGAACACCAAATCCACCCGGGTGCCCGTCCATTTGAGCGCACCGGTTTGGCGATCCCGTCCTTCGAATAGGTTTTCGTCATCGGATTTGGCCGCCCAGGCCGTGCCCATATCCAGCAGATGCACAAAGAAATCGTTACTGAGCGTTTCCGGGCGCTCGGTAAAGACACCGTGATCGGTGTGATCGGCATTGGTGTTCAACACGCGCATACCACCGACGAGCACGGTCATCTGTGCAGGCGTCAGGGTGAGCAGTTGCGCCTTGTCGACCAGCAACTCTTCTGCCGAAATCGTGTAATCGCCTTTTTGGTAATTGCGGAACCCATCGGCAATCGGTTCAAGCACGGAAAACGCCTCGATGTCGGTTTGTTCCTGCGTGGCGTCCATCCGACCGGGTGTGAACGGAACCGTCAATGGGTGTCCGGCCTTTTGCGCGGCCAACTCGATGCCCACACCGCCAGCCAGCACGATCAAATCCGCCAATGAAACCCGCTTGTCCCCCGCTTGGCTCTGGTTGAACCGCTCCATGATGCCTTCGAGCACGCCGAGCACGTAGGCCAACTGGGCGGGTTGATTGGCTTGCCAATCTTTCTGGGGCGCAAGCCGAATCCGTGCGCCATTGGCGCCACCGCGCATGTCCGAGCCACGGAAGGTCGAGGCGCAAGCCCAGGCGGTCGTGACCATTTCACCGATACCCAGCCCGCTGTTGGCGATGCGATTCTTCAAAAAATCAATGTCGCCGTGATCAATCAACGCATGGTTCCGCTCGGGGACGGGGTCTTGCCAGATCAGTTCCTCTTGCGGCACGTCCGGTCCGAGATAGCGGCTGCGCGGGCCCATGTCCCGATGCGTGAGCTTGAACCAGGCACGTGCAAAGGCATCGGCAAACTCATCCGGATTTTCATGAAAATGGCGGGAAATCGGCTCGTAAATCGGGTCCATGCGCAGCGACATGTCCGCTGTAGTCATAATGATCGGCCGCTTCTGGCTGGCATCTTCCGCCGCCGGGGCCTGATTGTGCTCGTTGGCTTCTTTGGGCGTCCACTGCCAGGCACCGGCCGGACTTTTGGTCAGCACCCAATCGTTGCCGAACAAGACGTCGAAATAACTCATATCCCATGTTATCGGCGTCGGCGTCCACGCGCCTTCCAGCCCGCTGCCGATCTGATCGCCGCCCTTGCCGCTGCGGAAACTGCTTTTCCAGCCCAAGCCTTGCTCGGCAAGACCGGCGGCTTCCGGCTCCGGCCCGACATGGGCGGCATCACCAGCCCCATGACATTTGCCGAAGGTATGCCCCCCAGCGGTCAGGGCCACGGTTTCGTAATCGTTCATTGCCATGCGCGCAAACGTCTCGCGCACGTCGCGACCGGAGGCGACCGGATCGGGCTGACCATCCGGCCCTTCGGGGTTCACGTAGATCAAGCCCATCTGTACGGCAGCCAACGGGTTTTCCAGCTCACGATCGCCGCGATACCGGCTCAGCGGGTTATCGCTGGTCGCCAGCCACTCGCTTTCCGCGCCCCAGTAAATATCTTTTTCCGGTTCCCAGATATCTTCCCGCCCACCGGCGAAACCGAAGGTTTTAAAACCCATCGATTCGAGTGCGACATTGCCCGTCAAGATAATCAAATCGGCCCAGGAGATTTTCCGGCCGTATTTTTGTTTGATCGGCCAGAGCAGGCGGCGTGCTTTGTCGAGGTTGACGTTATCGGGCCAGCTATTGAGCGGCGCGAACCGTTGATTGCCCGTACCCGCGCCACCGCGCCCATCGCCGGTGCGGTACGTGCCGGCACTGTGCCAGGCCATGCGGATAAAAAAAGGGCCATAATGGCCGTAATCCGCGGGCCACCAGTCTTGCGAATCGGTCATCAGCGCGCGCAAGTCGTCTTTGAGCGCCGCCAAATCGAGGTTTTCGAATGCTTCTTTGTAATTGAAATCAGCGTCCATCGGGCTGGATTTGCTGCCATGTTGACGCAACACATCCAGATTCAAGCGATTGGGCCACCAGTCTCGAACGGTTTTACTCTCGCTGGGCGCATGATGAAAGGGGCATTGGCTTTGTGTCATGATGTCTGTCCTCAGGTGGTTTTTATGTTCGCATCTTCGTGCGCCTCCTGTTTTAC
This region of Halothiobacillus neapolitanus c2 genomic DNA includes:
- a CDS encoding LysR family transcriptional regulator — its product is MFLEIRHLRTLRAVAESDSLASAAEQLHLTQSALSHQIRAIEDYYGLTLFSRRSRPMQPTPAGRRFLQAATQMLPLMDALDRDLRQLAGGDTGRLFIALECHSCFSWLLPTLNAYREQWPNIDTDLSLSHSFEALDALKRGLVDVVVSSDPIDDPDIRFVPLFHYEVVLALSPQHPFVAEEVVTPQMLAGETVITYPVNRNRLDIFSRFLTPAGVEPAATRSSELTVMIAQWVASNRGVAALPAWAIVDELAQGSIVARPLGEGGIHTTLFLALRQQECDQAYVAAFIETARAAALKTLKDIQLAS
- the gorA gene encoding glutathione-disulfide reductase yields the protein MSTAVEFDLIVLGGGSGGLAVAERAVQYGQRVAVIEPAHLGGTCVNLGCVPKKVMWYAANMAHTRHEAEGWGFAAVHDQIDFGKLVAGRNQFVDNIRSYWGGYANELGITVIQGKGVLTSASTVAVNDQTYTAPHIVLSTGGVPFVPPVPGKELGITSDGFFDLTAQPARVAVIGGGYIGVELAGVLRSFGSEVTLLDMLDSVIAPFDSMIREVATENLRTLGVEMRLPFRVQALTETAEGKFITSAADEQLGPFDEIIWAVGRAPNTRALGLDAAGVTVQPNGIIPTDDYQNTNVPGVYAIGDITGRAPLTPVAIAAGRQLAERLFNGRAQARLDYNTIPTVVFAHPPIGTVGLTEEAARAEFGDQAVTIFETRFTPMRYALSAHGFKTAMKLVCVDEEQRVVGLHLVGDGADEMLQGFAVAVKAGLTKAQFDATVAIHPTSSEELVTMKTPRDSA
- a CDS encoding glutathione peroxidase; the protein is MLENREGQRVPNVTFRMRENNQWVDVTTDDLFKGKTVAVFSLPGAFTPTCSSSHVPRFNELAPVFFKHGVDEILCLSVNDTFVMNEWAADQNAEHIRFIPDGNGEFSEGMGMLVDKENLGFGKRSWRYSMLVKDGVIEKMFIEPNVEGDPYEVSDADTMLDWLAPNAVKPHSVMLFSRRTCPFCARAKGMLRDAGMAFDEILVGEHVNLRGLRAATGSESVPQVFIDGQLIGGSDKLAEWLMANQ
- the lysA gene encoding diaminopimelate decarboxylase, yielding MTALPYDHLTRSADQTLCLEGCALDQIAAEFGTPTYVYSRSAIERAYTELTTAFGDRPHRICYAVKANSNLAILALLARLGAGFDIVSGGELARVLKAGGAAEKIVFSGVGKTRDEIEQALRAGVGCLNVESEAELARISEVAAGLGVVAPISLRVNPDVDAKTHPYISTGLKDNKFGVPIEQAPALYRHIARDANLKAVGIDCHIGSQITDVSPFADAARRVLALLDTLVLEGIELAHLDLGGGLGIRYTDEQPPSAADWVDAVTSVIDRHPIARHLPLMLEPGKFLVGPSGVLLSRVEYLKPHPSDGKSFAIVDAAMNDLVRPALYGSVMAIEAVKPDPVMAAKDWEIVGPVCETGDFLGHGRSLALAQGDLIAVLGAGAYGFSMASNYNTRGRAAEVLVDERGATLIGARESVESLWALESIPPSLM
- the lptM gene encoding LPS translocon maturation chaperone LptM; the protein is MIGIVCLFLTACGQKGPLVMPSDAPASPASQNAGKS
- the katG gene encoding catalase/peroxidase HPI, encoding MTQSQCPFHHAPSESKTVRDWWPNRLNLDVLRQHGSKSSPMDADFNYKEAFENLDLAALKDDLRALMTDSQDWWPADYGHYGPFFIRMAWHSAGTYRTGDGRGGAGTGNQRFAPLNSWPDNVNLDKARRLLWPIKQKYGRKISWADLIILTGNVALESMGFKTFGFAGGREDIWEPEKDIYWGAESEWLATSDNPLSRYRGDRELENPLAAVQMGLIYVNPEGPDGQPDPVASGRDVRETFARMAMNDYETVALTAGGHTFGKCHGAGDAAHVGPEPEAAGLAEQGLGWKSSFRSGKGGDQIGSGLEGAWTPTPITWDMSYFDVLFGNDWVLTKSPAGAWQWTPKEANEHNQAPAAEDASQKRPIIMTTADMSLRMDPIYEPISRHFHENPDEFADAFARAWFKLTHRDMGPRSRYLGPDVPQEELIWQDPVPERNHALIDHGDIDFLKNRIANSGLGIGEMVTTAWACASTFRGSDMRGGANGARIRLAPQKDWQANQPAQLAYVLGVLEGIMERFNQSQAGDKRVSLADLIVLAGGVGIELAAQKAGHPLTVPFTPGRMDATQEQTDIEAFSVLEPIADGFRNYQKGDYTISAEELLVDKAQLLTLTPAQMTVLVGGMRVLNTNADHTDHGVFTERPETLSNDFFVHLLDMGTAWAAKSDDENLFEGRDRQTGALKWTGTRVDLVFGSNSELRALVEVYGSADGEEKFRNDFVAAWTKVMNLDRFDLA